The following coding sequences lie in one Lolium perenne isolate Kyuss_39 chromosome 2, Kyuss_2.0, whole genome shotgun sequence genomic window:
- the LOC127335883 gene encoding RHOMBOID-like protein 2 — protein MSNADVEGGGQARAAAPTTGIKPPPGRYNSSNVEGQHAPVSPFYYDHAEQHERRHHTWLVPLVVLANVAMFIVVMYYNDCPRNGADCIGRSVLRRFSFQPLKENPLVGPSAATLEKYGGLDRYKVVHGNEAWRLETSTWLHAGLIHLGANMISLIFVGVRLEQQFGFWKVGLVYLISGVGGSVLSVLFIRNGVSVGASGALFGLLGAMLSELITNWTIYSNRIAAMANLLIIAAINLAIGILPHVDNFAHIGGFVTGFLLGFVLLIQPRFGWSAQPFGAKTKSKYTACQIVLLVLSVILTIAAFAVGLLMVFRGVNGNDHCSWCHYLSCVPTSSWKCDN, from the exons ATGTCGAACGCCGACGTGGAGGGAGGCGGCCAGGCCAGGGCGGCAGCACCGACGACGGGGATCAAGCCGCCGCCGGGGAGGTACAACTCGAGCAACGTCGAGGGGCAGCACGCGCCGGTGTCGCCATTCTACTACGACCACGCGGAGCAGCACGAGCGGCGGCACCACACGTGGCTGGTGCCGCTGGTGGTGCTGGCGAACGTGGCCATGTTCATCGTGGTGATGTACTACAACGACTGCCCGCGCAACGGCGCCGACTGCATCGGCCGCAGCGTCCTCCGCCGCTTCTCCTTCCAGCCGCTCAAGGAGAACCCCCTCGTcggcccctccgccgccac GCTCGAGAAGTACGGCGGGCTTGACCGGTACAAGGTGGTGCACGGGAACGAGGCGTGGCGACTGGAGACGAGCACCTGGCTGCACGCCGGCCTCATCCACCTCGGCGCCAACATGATCAGCCTCATCTTCGTCGGCGTCCGCCTCGAGCAGCAGTTTGGATTCT GGAAGGTCGGTCTGGTCTACCtcatctcgggcgtcggcggtaGCGTCCTGTCGGTTCTTTTCATCAGGAATGGTGTTTCCGTCGGCGCCTCCGGCGCGCTCTTCGGGCTCCTCGGAGCGATGCTGTCGGAGCTCATCACCAACTGGACCATCTACTCCAACAGG ATTGCGGCCATGGCGAACCTGctcatcatcgccgccatcaacctcgcGATAGGGATACTCCCCCACGTCGACAACTTCGCGCACATCGGGGGGTTCGTCACCGGCTTCCTCCTGGGGTTCGTGCTGCTCATTCAGCCCCGGTTCGGATGGTCGGCGCAACCCTTCGGCGCCAAGACCAAGTCGAAGTACACCGCTTGTCAGATCGTTCTCCTGGTTCTCTCCGTCATCCTAACGATTGCAGC GTTTGCTGTTGGATTGCTGATGGTGTTCCGGGGAGTGAACGGCAACGACCATTGCAGCTGGTGCCACTACCTTAGCTGCGTTCCTACATCGAGCTGGAAGTGTGACAACTAA